The sequence CCGCGGGGATGTTCTGAGCCTCAGCCATGGCTGTCGTAGTGCTCGCTTTCTCAGTCAAGAACTCTTCAGGACGCGTTCGGCGGCGTACTAGCCGACCGAACCCTCCATCTGCAGCTCGATCAGCCGGTTGAGCTCCAGGGCGTACTCCATCGGCAGCTCCTTGGCGATCGGCTCGACGAAGCCGCGCACGATCATCGCCATGGCCTCGAACTCGGTCATGCCGCGGCTCATCAGGTAGAAGAGCTGGTCCTCGGAGACCTTGGAGACAGTCGCCTCGTGGCCCATCGACACGTCGTCCTCGCGGACGTCGACGTACGGGTACGTGTCGGACCGGGAGATCGTGTCGACGAGCAGCGCGTCGCACAGGACGTTGGACTTCGCGCCCGGCGCGCCCTCGCCGATCTCGATCAGACCGCGGTAGGAGGTACGGCCGCCGCCTCGCGCCACCGACTTGGAGACGATGTTGGACGAGGTGTTCGGGGCCATGTGGACCATCTTGGCGCCGGCGTCCTGGTGCTGGCCCTCGCCCGCGAAGGCGATGGACAGGGTCTCGCCCTTGGCGTGCTCGCCCATCAGGTAGACGGCCGGGTACTTCATGGTGACCTTGGAGCCGATGTTGCCGTCGACCCACTCCATGGTCGCGCCCTCGTAGGCCACGGCGCGCTTGGTGACCAGGTTGTAGACGTTGTTCGACCAGTTCTGGATCGTCGTGTAGCGGCAGCGGCCGCCCTTCTTCACGATGATCTCGACGACCGCGGAGTGCAGCGAGTCGGAGGAGTAGATCGGGGCGGTGCAGCCCTCGACGTAGTGGACGTAGGCGTCCTCGTCGACGATGATCAGCGTCCGCTCGAACTGGCCCATGTTCTCCGTGTTGATACGGAAGTAGGCCTGGAGCGGGATGTCCACGTGGACACCCTTGGGCACGTAGATGAAGGAACCGCCGGACCACACGGCCGTGTTCAGCGACGCGAACTTGTTGTCGCCGACCGGGATGACGGTGCCGAAGTACTCCTTGAAGAGTTCCTCGTGCTCCTTCAGCGCGGTGTCGGTGTCGACGAAGATGACGCCCTGCTCCTCCAGGTCCTCGCGGATCTGGTGGTAGACGACCTCGGACTCGTACTGCGCCGCGACACCGGCGACGAGGCGCTGCTTCTCCGCCTCCGGGATGCCGAGCTTGTCGTACGTGTTCTTGATGTCCTCGGGCAGGTCGTCCCAGGAGGCCGCCTGCTTCTCCGTCGAACGCACGAAGTACTTGATGTTGTCGAAGTCGATGCCCGAGAGGTCCGAGCCCCAGTTCGGCATCGGCTTCTTGCCGAAGAGCTTGAGGCCCTTGAGCCGCAGCTTCAGCATCCACTCGGGTTCGTTCTTCTTCTCCGAGATGTCGCGGACGACGGCCTCGGAGAGGCCGCGCTTGGCCGTCGCGCCTGCCGCGTCGGAGTCGGCCCAGCCGAATTCGTACGTGCCCAGGCCCTCGAGCTCAGGGTGGGCAGTCTCCGTGGGGAGCGTCATGCGGGGTTCCTCCCGGCCGTGCTTGCAGATGCTGAATCGGTGGTCTGTGGGGTGGGGTGTCCGCTGCGCGGAATGTACGTCGTGCACACCCCGTCGCCGTGGGCGATGGTGGCCAGACGCTGCACATGGGTCCCCAGGAGGCTGGAGAAGATCTCCGTCTCCGCCTCGCACAGCTGCGGGTACTGCTCGGCGACATGTGCGACCGGGCAGTGGTGCTGACACAGCTGCTCACCCTGCTGCGGGCCCGGCGCGCTGCGCGCCGTAGCAGCGTACCCGTCGGCGGACAGCGCCTTGGCCAGCGCCTCCGTACGGGCTTCGGGCTCCGCGGCCTCGATCGCCGCGCGGTAGGCCGCCGACTGCTCGGCGGTCCTGGCACGGGCGAACGCCATGACCGCTTCGTCGCCCGCGGTCTCGGCGATCCAGCGCAGGGCGTCCGCGGCGAGCGTGTCGTAGGACTGGTCG is a genomic window of Streptomyces sp. NBC_00708 containing:
- a CDS encoding transcriptional regulator; translation: MKYVGEAPQEELATGERSTRNRVARSILDHGPSTVADLAKRLGLTQAAVRRHLDALACDGVVEAREKRVYGARTRGRPAKVFALTDCGRDAFDQSYDTLAADALRWIAETAGDEAVMAFARARTAEQSAAYRAAIEAAEPEARTEALAKALSADGYAATARSAPGPQQGEQLCQHHCPVAHVAEQYPQLCEAETEIFSSLLGTHVQRLATIAHGDGVCTTYIPRSGHPTPQTTDSASASTAGRNPA
- the sufB gene encoding Fe-S cluster assembly protein SufB, which produces MTLPTETAHPELEGLGTYEFGWADSDAAGATAKRGLSEAVVRDISEKKNEPEWMLKLRLKGLKLFGKKPMPNWGSDLSGIDFDNIKYFVRSTEKQAASWDDLPEDIKNTYDKLGIPEAEKQRLVAGVAAQYESEVVYHQIREDLEEQGVIFVDTDTALKEHEELFKEYFGTVIPVGDNKFASLNTAVWSGGSFIYVPKGVHVDIPLQAYFRINTENMGQFERTLIIVDEDAYVHYVEGCTAPIYSSDSLHSAVVEIIVKKGGRCRYTTIQNWSNNVYNLVTKRAVAYEGATMEWVDGNIGSKVTMKYPAVYLMGEHAKGETLSIAFAGEGQHQDAGAKMVHMAPNTSSNIVSKSVARGGGRTSYRGLIEIGEGAPGAKSNVLCDALLVDTISRSDTYPYVDVREDDVSMGHEATVSKVSEDQLFYLMSRGMTEFEAMAMIVRGFVEPIAKELPMEYALELNRLIELQMEGSVG